The DNA region ATAAGCCCCCTCACTCAGAAACAATAACACCCTTGTTAATGCGACAAAAAACGGTCAACTCGAACGAACAAACCATACACAAGTTCAATACGGTCAAGCAATAACAAGAAACGCCGCCTTGCGAGAGAATGTAGCTTGTACACTCTTTGGTACTGCGGCGTTTTTTAGTTCCATCCCTTCCTCAGTCCCATCTTTTTTTACCAAATTCACCCATGACTCTGCCATTATAAATCTGTACAATTGATATAGAATGCCTTTCTTGCAACTTTATCCAAATAAATGGATTTCATTAATCGTATTGGAGCGATACATATGCAAGCTAATCCACGCAAAATTCTTATTATCGAAGATGAACACGATATCTCGCGCATTCTGCGAGACTACTTGGTGAAGAATCGGTATGAAGCAGCAATAGCCGTTAATGGTCAGGACGGGTTGCAGATGATGGACATGCTTCAACCGGATTATATTATTCTGGACATCATGCTTCCGGATATGGACGGCATTGATGTATGCCGCGAAATTCGGAGACGAAATAACATCCCCATTCTCATTCTGAGCGCAAGGGGAAATGATACGGACAAAGTCCTCGGCTTGGGATTTGGCGCGGATGACTATATGACCAAACCTTTCTCTCTGAGCGAATTACTGGCCCGAATCAATGCTCATTTCAGACGTTATGACAGCGTGACAGCAGAACAAGAGCACCCCCATCTATTGCGTCTAGGTAATCTCCAAATTGACAAGAAAGCCTATAGGGTTACCC from Paenibacillus sp. JNUCC-31 includes:
- a CDS encoding response regulator transcription factor: MQANPRKILIIEDEHDISRILRDYLVKNRYEAAIAVNGQDGLQMMDMLQPDYIILDIMLPDMDGIDVCREIRRRNNIPILILSARGNDTDKVLGLGFGADDYMTKPFSLSELLARINAHFRRYDSVTAEQEHPHLLRLGNLQIDKKAYRVTLDGNEVSLSAKEFELLFHLASHKNQVFSKSQLLDAIWGYAVYGDENTVTVYIRRLREKIEADPSHPSILKTVWGVGYKFNHE